A region of Thiofilum sp. DNA encodes the following proteins:
- a CDS encoding C13 family peptidase, which yields MKFYTYVKIFSFSVLFLIRLAYAGDYTQFDRVWPNIAQPWYFDAVGGVVYEKSTNTFIVMDKTSGLISRVTFDGYVLNRWGGKSESTIDGKFRLQANGLSYKGMFINMDIDNDGNIYVTDPFNCRLQYFSSSGTFIKSLSFTNPIIDDFDSFIDSCTVETISTNSSHFIPLSVAISKYGVLAVLFTNRIELYINNEKFSEIPLSEEFSDIKFLNNSNDFYLASIKSIRKYSYVDYSYKSWSTPYYKENNADAITNIDVDESDNLIFSIPFSGTFHIYNRLGQSLSEKKYFLSNSEISEEMNLSKSIANLRQIAAFVKNNQLFIFDQVNDFIKKINLDDSSSTEWGGARLEIYSAIGYPKRMFKDEKSNDFIFITNKSISRFDQRFTLLKSVNLFNQNNQCVILASFYGFGDKAWLVIKDEKTNNSYIAVVYLNDMSYEVVASLESGLQGRNDIYIASDQFDNVYLTTSEPFQSGGKGYNRLYKFIKAENKFISIEIDISNSDGNQVISAYDNIVAISVATNKTHIYLRDSFNHQVFGYIWDDNGLNSDSQLNSHVYIAEKIFLSSGKLMLVDKNFDLFSYEDDSLKKIVNLGSSGVGYMNYSDLTNLQIYDGKIYITEAINKRLQILQLKTIPDRSKAVLVVGGDESGNALWDESQANANHAFWVLANQGYTKENIQYLNRNTQLDLDGNGKPDDVDGLPTRANLKAALTEWAKDGEDVVLYMIGHGGAGTFQLGGGEVLQASELNQWLTELQAVMPGKVTVIYDACESGSFQPLLTNSTYPRTVITSTRAGENAYFQDAISFSHLFWNQVFRVNL from the coding sequence ATGAAATTTTATACATATGTAAAGATTTTCTCTTTTAGTGTGCTGTTTTTGATAAGGCTAGCTTATGCGGGTGATTATACCCAATTTGATAGGGTATGGCCTAATATAGCACAACCTTGGTATTTTGATGCTGTAGGTGGTGTTGTATATGAAAAAAGCACAAATACTTTTATAGTGATGGATAAAACTAGTGGTTTAATAAGTAGAGTAACTTTTGATGGATATGTTTTAAATAGATGGGGTGGAAAAAGTGAGAGTACTATTGACGGCAAATTTAGGCTACAAGCTAATGGCTTAAGTTATAAGGGTATGTTTATTAACATGGACATTGATAACGATGGTAATATATATGTTACAGATCCTTTCAATTGTAGATTACAGTATTTTTCTTCTTCTGGTACTTTTATAAAGTCGCTTAGCTTTACAAATCCGATTATAGATGATTTTGACTCATTTATTGATAGTTGCACTGTAGAGACAATATCCACAAACTCATCGCATTTTATACCTCTTTCTGTGGCTATATCTAAATATGGTGTCTTGGCAGTATTATTTACAAATCGGATTGAGCTTTATATTAATAATGAGAAATTTTCTGAAATACCTTTATCTGAAGAGTTTTCCGATATAAAGTTCTTAAATAATAGTAATGATTTTTATTTGGCTTCAATAAAATCAATAAGAAAATATAGTTATGTTGATTATAGTTATAAGTCTTGGAGTACTCCTTATTATAAAGAAAATAATGCAGATGCTATTACAAATATAGATGTTGATGAAAGTGATAACTTGATCTTTTCTATACCATTCAGTGGCACGTTCCATATATATAATAGACTTGGGCAAAGTTTGAGTGAGAAAAAGTATTTTTTATCTAATAGTGAAATCTCAGAAGAGATGAACCTCTCGAAAAGTATTGCTAATCTTAGACAAATTGCTGCTTTTGTAAAAAATAATCAGTTGTTTATTTTTGATCAGGTGAATGATTTTATAAAAAAGATAAACTTAGATGATAGTTCTTCGACAGAGTGGGGGGGGGCAAGGTTGGAAATTTACTCAGCTATTGGGTATCCAAAAAGAATGTTTAAAGATGAGAAAAGTAATGATTTTATTTTTATAACTAATAAAAGTATTAGTCGTTTTGATCAAAGATTTACTCTCTTGAAAAGTGTGAATTTGTTTAATCAAAATAATCAATGTGTTATTTTAGCTTCTTTTTATGGATTTGGCGATAAGGCTTGGTTAGTTATTAAAGATGAAAAAACAAACAATTCTTATATTGCTGTTGTTTATTTAAATGATATGTCCTATGAGGTAGTGGCCTCTCTTGAGTCTGGTCTCCAAGGACGTAATGATATATACATAGCAAGCGATCAGTTTGATAATGTCTATCTAACAACAAGTGAACCCTTTCAATCAGGGGGAAAAGGATATAATAGGTTATACAAGTTTATAAAAGCCGAAAATAAATTCATATCAATTGAGATAGATATTTCTAATTCGGATGGTAATCAGGTTATTTCAGCCTATGATAATATAGTAGCCATTTCAGTTGCAACTAATAAAACCCACATCTATTTGCGAGATTCATTTAATCATCAGGTTTTTGGGTATATATGGGATGATAATGGCTTAAATAGCGATAGTCAATTAAACTCACATGTATATATTGCAGAAAAAATATTTTTATCTAGTGGGAAGTTAATGTTAGTAGATAAAAATTTTGATTTATTTAGTTATGAAGATGATTCTTTAAAAAAAATAGTTAATTTGGGTAGTAGTGGTGTTGGATACATGAATTACTCGGATTTAACAAATCTCCAGATTTATGATGGAAAAATTTACATTACTGAAGCTATAAATAAAAGGCTTCAAATACTGCAGCTTAAAACAATTCCCGACCGAAGCAAAGCGGTGCTAGTAGTGGGAGGAGATGAGTCTGGGAATGCGCTGTGGGACGAATCGCAGGCGAATGCGAACCATGCGTTTTGGGTGCTAGCCAATCAAGGCTACACCAAAGAAAACATCCAGTACCTCAATCGCAATACGCAATTAGATTTAGACGGCAATGGTAAGCCCGATGATGTGGATGGCTTACCCACCCGTGCTAACCTCAAAGCTGCGCTGACGGAGTGGGCCAAAGACGGTGAAGATGTCGTCCTGTATATGATCGGTCACGGGGGGGCAGGCACCTTCCAACTGGGGGGAGGCGAAGTGCTTCAGGCGAGTGAACTCAACCAGTGGTTAACTGAACTCCAAGCGGTCATGCCAGGCAAAGTCACTGTGATTTATGATGCGTGTGAGTCGGGTTCCTTCCAACCCCTCTTAACCAACAGTACCTATCCGCGTACCGTTATTACTAGCACCCGCGCTGGGGAAAATGCCTACTTCCAAGATGCCATATCCTTCTCCCATCTGTTTTGGAACCAAGTTTTTCGGGTAAACCTATAG